From the genome of Rhineura floridana isolate rRhiFlo1 chromosome 7, rRhiFlo1.hap2, whole genome shotgun sequence, one region includes:
- the LOC133389694 gene encoding class I histocompatibility antigen, F10 alpha chain-like produces MGWRRRKRKAETPSLEGNGIHTWQTIYGCEVGPEGHRGGYIQHSYNGRDFLSLDKETLTWTAAQPEAQVTKRSWDRDRAFIQHWKASLEEECIEWLEGYLHYGKEVLQRTEPPVVKVTRQAHSDGMETLVCRAHGFYPKEIDANWRKDGKVWEEGTFHGLVAPNSDGIYHALVGIQINPKDRDLYQCHVEHDGLKEPLDVAWEEPASNIAPIIGCVLGAILLGAAAIAGIMLYRKWQSGFKEVPTSGQGSDNQGADNSSKGSNLAI; encoded by the coding sequence atgggatggaggaggaggaagaggaaggcagaAACTCCTTCCCTGGAGGGCAATGGGATTCACACCTGGCAGACCATTTACGGCTGTGAGGTGGGCCCAGAGGGGCACAGAGGAGGGTATATCCAGCACAGCTACAACGGGAGGGACTTCCTCAGCCTCGacaaggagaccctcacctggacGGCGGCCCAGCCGGAGGCCCAAGTGACCAAGAGGTCGTGGGATAGAGACAGGGCTTTTATCCAGCACTGGAAGGCCTCCCTGGAGGAGGAATGCATTGAGTGGCTGGAGGGTTACCTGCACTATGGGAAGGAGGTTCTGCAGAGGACAGAGCCACCAGTGGTGAAGGTGACGCGCCAGGCGCACTCAGATGGCATGGAGACCCTCGTCTGCCGAGCCCACGGCTTCTACCCCAAGGAGATCGATGCTAACTGGAGGAAGGACGGGAAGGTCTGGGAGGAGGGCACCTTCCATGGCCTCGTCGCCCCCAACTCAGACGGGATTTACCATGCCTTGGTTGGCATCCAGATCAACCCAAAGGACAGGGACCTTTATCAGTGTCATGTGGAGCATGACGGCCTAAAGGAGCctctggatgtggcctgggaggagCCTGCCTCCAACATAGCACCCATTATTGGGTGTGTTCTGGGGGCCATCCTGCTGGGAGCAGCTGCAATTGCTGGGATCATGTTGTACAGAAAATGGCAGTCAGGATTCAAAGAAGTGCCAACaagtggccaagggtctgacaacCAAGGGGCTGACAACTCCAGCAAGGGGAGCAACCTGGCCATCTAG